One segment of Asterias rubens chromosome 2, eAstRub1.3, whole genome shotgun sequence DNA contains the following:
- the LOC117307148 gene encoding 3-beta-hydroxysteroid-Delta(8),Delta(7)-isomerase-like, whose translation MASNVSHPYYPLGLEVPHYKENSLGLAVTPITLGSFVVIFVCFWKFVKQDRFNRLLGSWEKATLCWWGLCGCIHMVLEGYVSMNSGTFPGENNILAQIWKEYTKGDSRYVQSDACIVIMEGLTAWLEGPGCFFIMWAFLTRHPMRHVLQFGVSIGQFYGTLLYFFTEMFDGLTHGPRFHPLYFWGYVFGLNSPWLVVPPILIYQSWKHLNLAQGLLDKETGFNPVKEFSKKHR comes from the exons ATGGCTTCAAACGTGTCTCATCCGTACTATCCACTGGGCTTGGAGGTGCCCCACTACAAGGAGAACAGCCTCGGGCTTGCCGTCACACCAATTACTCTGGGCTCCTTCGTTGTTATCTTCGTGTGTTTCTGGAAGTTCGTGAAGCAGGACCGGTTTAACCGTCTTCTAGGATCATGGGAGAAGGCTACGCTGTGCTGGTGGGGGTTATGTGGTTGCATTCACATGGTGTTGGAGGGGTACGTCAGCATGAACAGCGGCACTTTCCCTGGGGAAAACAACATCTTAGCGCAAATCT GGAAAGAGTACACCAAGGGAGATAGCAGATACGTGCA GTCTGATGCATGCATTGTAATCATGGAGGGACTGACGGCATGGCTAGAAGGTCCCGGATGTTTCTTCATCATGTGGGCGTTTCTTACCAGGCACCCAATGCGTCACGTGCTCCAGTTCGGAGTCTCCATTGGTCAATTCTACG GTACGCTTCTGTACTTCTTCACCGAGATGTTCGACGGCCTAACCCACGGCCCAAGGTTCCATCCTCTGTACTTCTGGGGCTACGTCTTCGGCTTGAACTCACCTTGGCTCGTGGTGCCTCCAATCTTAATCTATCAGTCATGGAAACACCTTAACCTGGCCCAGGGGCTCCTTGACAAAGAGACTGGATTCAACCCAGTAAAAGAGTTCTCAAAAAAACATAGATGA
- the LOC117307407 gene encoding flavin-containing monooxygenase FMO GS-OX-like 4, with translation MIRVAVIGGGPAGLCAARYLGAKPDVFKFVVYEQTDDIGGAWVYTDEVGTNKYGQPVQSSMYSNLRTNLPKQVMMFPDLPIDEGGKTSFITHFEVLQYLKRYATTSNVYDKLKLLTRVESVKPVTSDNKTSWEVIVKSLDNPDAAPQVNQFDAVMVCNGHYAVPRFPDIPGVDSFTGKLLHSHDYRHPEDFNGKTLLMLGAGNSGRDIAMNLCPNVKKIYLSHLHPAIECPLPDNLIQVPDIKHVEEETVVFTDGRSVKADVIMLCTGYEYTFPFLKPECEVEVDRNRVTPLYRHIIHTQFPSLSFIGIPWKVCPFPQISCQVRFAMAALDGTMKLPSQTEMNADIQKDYDQRRNKWKMPHRYAHMMGGLQWDYNKELLQLAGVDDDIPPAIIKLYEKVSQVRSADLMNYKKHNFELTNNMEDWRSIESAM, from the exons ATGATCAGAGTAGCAGTTATTGGTGGCGGACCTGCCGGTTTGTGTGCTGCAAGGTATCTAGGCGCTAAGCCCGATGTATTCAAGTTCGTCGTCTACGAGCAGACAGATGACATAGGAGGCGCTTGGGTTTACACGGATGAAGTAGGCACCAATAAATATGGCCAGCCTGTTCAGTCAAGCATGTACAGCAACCTCAG GACAAACTTACCCAAGCAAGTGATGATGTTCCCAGATCTTCCCATAGATGAGGGCGGTAAAACCTCATTCATTACACACTTTGAAGTCCTCCAGTATCTTAAGCGATATGCAACAACTTCCAATGTATACGACAAGTTGAAG CTGCTGACGAGAGTAGAGTCTGTGAAACCGGTCACCAGTGACAACAAGACATCATGGGAAGTCATTGTAAAGAGTTTGGACAACCCAGACGCTGCACCCCAGGTCAACCAATTCGATGCTGTGATGGTCTGTAATGG CCACTATGCTGTGCCAAGGTTCCCCGATATTCCCGGTGTGGACTCCTTTACCGGTAAGCTGCTTCATAGCCACGACTACCGGCATCCCGAAGATTTCAATGGGAAGACTCTACTGATGTTGGGTGCTGGAAATTCTGGTCGAGATATTGCTATGAATCTTTGCCCCAATGTAAAGAAAATATATCTCAGTCATCTTCACCCAGCTATTGAGTGTCCGCTGCCTGATAATCTTATACAGGTACCTGATATAAAACATGTTGAGGAGGAGACAGTTGTATTCACAGATGGCCGGAGTGTCAAGGCAGACGTCATCATGTTGTGTACCGGTTACGAGTACACCTTTCCATTCTTGAAACCAGAATGCGAAGTCGAGGTTGACAGAAACCGTGTCACACCTCTCTATAGACATATCATTCACACACAGTTCCCTTCCCTCTCCTTCATTGGTATACCATGGAAAGTCTGCCCCTTCCCGCAGATAAGTTGTCAAGTACGTTTTGCCATGGCCGCCCTAGACGGCACAATGAAACTGCCCAGTCAAACTGAAATGAACGCCGACATCCAAAAGGACTACGACCAACGGCGTAACAAGTGGAAAATGCCCCACCGCTATGCTCACATGATGGGTGGGCTGCAGTGGGACTACAACAAGGAGTTACTCCAGTTGGCTGGTGTGGATGATGATATCCCACCAGCCATTATAAAACTGTATGAAAAAGTAAGTCAAGTTAGGTCAGCGGACCTCATGAACTACAAGAAACATAATTTTGAGCTGACCAACAACATGGAAGATTGGAGAAGCATCGAGTCAGCAATGTAA